The following is a genomic window from Manihot esculenta cultivar AM560-2 chromosome 9, M.esculenta_v8, whole genome shotgun sequence.
gattttactcTCCGTATCCATCACACCATATGGTGTTCTTCTTATTGTAttgcatttttaaattttattgtattttattaattagattttttattttaaattttataaaattttgactttgattatgaaattttgtgatttattatataagtttggttgaaattttgttgaaatttgttaaaaattttgttaatttgtTGATAATTTGCTGTTCCTTTTTTTATTGCTAAAGTGAACTACCCAATTCATTGATGTGAtcctttaaaaaattttgttaatttgttaataatttttttttccgacATGGATTAACAACAAGTTATGGTGGTTGTTTTTGACATTGACTATTTTGAATTTCCTTATTTTGTATTTCTCAGAGTTTCTTCCAATTAGGAAGTGTTTATGTGTGAGTTGGGAATGCATCGTATACATCCATATACCCATCTCATATCAATGACgaagattttattaaattttctctagcttttttaatcttttattttttttaatctcccGGTAATTCTCCTTCATGGATCTTAGTTGAAAATGATAAATttgctaaaattttattaatttattattttaaaaaagttacgagggtaattttaatttttagaatgtTATTATTTCTTTTGACTATTTTTTAACCAAGAAATGGATGGAACGTCGTGattattaacatatttaaattataaaaatatttcaataaattttttaaaatataaaaaattaatttattaataatgataatatttaaaaataaaattatattttttttataattattatcatatttttataatttactctaattaattaaaatatcttataattttaaaattatattaaaatatttttatatttttgtttcattaacTAAAAAGACAATTTATCGGtttctatctatttttattattaaatttattctaaataattaaaatacttatttaattttaaaattatattaaaacacctttatattttcattgtgttaattaaaaaaaatacttattagtttttatttatttttgtcgttaatttattaattaaaaaactaaaaaaataaataaatataactcCAATTAAATCATTCTACTTTTATGATATTAGctcgatttatttatttattgttaattaaattttataattttacttaaaggcaaaataattatatatataaagtaatattttttaatattaaaatattatttttatattaaaatattatttttacaatttttaaaattatttatcatctctatgtatttttaaaatatctttatattaattaaaatattaattttaaatttaaaatatattttttttttgaatcaatttaaaaaatatattttattatttaaaaaatattatattaagtcAAGACTTATTTGACAATTGAATACACGTATATAggcttaaaaaaattaaattagacttAGTTGACCCTTGAACCAAAATTACAAAGATTTAATtgaacttattttaaaaaaatttttatcccCGATTATCCTAGTCATCAAATAAAATTCACAGCCCACCACTTttgatttattttcatattctcTCGCATCCCTTCCTATATTTCTCTAATAAAACATAGATTTACAACCAATAATAAATAGGGTgatcagtattcggttcaaatcgaaaaaatcgatcgaatcaaattgatttaaaaatttggttcgattttttatacattttggttcagttcagtttttaattttagaaattttggttatttcagttcggttcgattttgattagaaaaaaattaaaaaaaccgaaccgaaccgattagtgataataatatattttttcaataagatagagaaattaaatcatattaagattaaaatattttaattaaattttaaaatattaaaaataaagtgtaaaaaataaaaaaattattaaaaatcgaaaccgatcaaaccgaaccgaatcgaaccgaatcagaccggttcgattcgattcgatttctgaccaaaatcgattcgattcggttttcataaacactaaaatttcgatttttaatttattcagttcggtttaattttaaaccgaaccgaccgaatgctcacctctAATAATAAATGTTGACAGTGTGAACATTTGTAAGTTAACTGATGAGATTAATGAGTAGCCTGTCAGTGGTGAGTTTTATTTAATAGAAGATCAATTTGAACAAAATATATGAACgcaatatcaaaattatttttattttgattaatagattaacagtaaaattaataatattattttaattgatggaataaaaatataaaagtattttgatatgattttaaaataagaagaatattttaattaattagggtaagttaataaattattttaataaataatttatatggcCTATGTAAATAATTGTGTTAGTTTTAATAAGAGGAGAGCAGGGTTTAAAAGGAATAAAAATCAGATTgggtttaaaatattatttcccttttctttataaaaaaaattaaggatatAATATTTTTGATCATTTTGTAATTGTTCCGTTCTTCATCATCAAAGAACATGaaagacaaaaagaaaagatattatAATCGAATTAAACAATAGATAAAGGAATGTTTTCGATTCGATTATCATttattataacaaaataatttatagataaGATGATCTTAAGATTTTCTATTCCTATTAAAATCTAATAATTTAGTATTAGAGTCtggtttttattttcaaattatttgaTTGAATTTCTTTGATGTTATCTTTAGTAATTGATTTTAGTTCTacagaattaattaattaattttttaattcagtaTGGAtgaaatcaaaattattttcaactTGCAATTCGCTATACTATTCATTGTCTTCATTTTTGTTTCCAAAAGACTCGAGCAAATGGAATCGAGAATTATTTCTCTAGGATTAttattaggggtgagcagtattcggttcaaattgaaaaaattaatcaaattaaatcaatttgaaaatttagttcgattttttatatatttcagttcgattcgatttttaatttcaaaaattttagttatttcagttcggttcggttttaatcagaaaaaaatcgaaaaaatcgaaccgaaccgaactgattagtaataataatatacttttttaataatatagagaaattaaatcatattaaaattaaaatattttaattaaattttaaaatattaaaaataaagtgtaaaaaataaaaaaattattaaaaatcgaaaccgatcaaaccgaaccgaatcgaaccgaaccagaccggttcggttcggtttctgaccaaaatcggttcggttcgattttcataaacactaaaattttggttttcagtttattcggttcggttcggttttgaaccgaaccgaccgaatgctcacccctaattattatatacataaaataaaaactagtgATAATTATAATACTAATGTATATATGGTTGTGATAGTTCTAAATAGTGGAAGATATTAAGTTTAAAAAGGATAAAATCCTTTTGACATTAAATAGCCAGCTGTTATATCTACACATAGAAatgaattattttgttaatgacATTGGCAAATTCCAATTTTGAATTTAAGCAATAGTTTTGACTTTATATGATTTTATATccaaataattttgattttatttgctAAGTCTATATGTTTATATTTGTTGAAAAGCTTGGTCAGTAATAAAGAATATCAATAATTTGATAGTTTGTAATTAAATTGCAATCTTGGAATAATATAAACTACAGTTTATTgttatgaatttaaattaatctttatgatcataatcattattaataaattgaagATTTATTATCTTTCCTTCAATGAAATTGGTAGtacttaatttattatataatgatattgatagaatttgaaattttagttgatcgagtaaatatttatataaattaaatgtttaatgtACGGAAAGTGGTCATGCttgaaattaatttagatatttaattatgtatttcaattatttatgtttatgttatttaattaaataacataaaagATTAAATCGAATAATTGAGTTTATTAATTATAACATTATGAGATTACTCAAAAGTAGaccattatttataattaatgacATTAAAGAGACTTGTGACTATAATtggtaaatattaaatatatatccaAACATAGCAagcatatttataattaaaagtcTATTAAAGTATTTTCTTATAGGCATCATTATTGGATATAGTTGTGTATTTAAATATTACTCAAAGATGAACTTAAATGCATAATCAAGTTTAGTATTTGTCtgaatctatttaatttttttcaaagtaTTAATGTTGAGTATATGTATATTATTGTAGTTTCTACTAATAGGTTGAGCCTAAACTTGATGAGAATGACTATGGCTAAAAATATCAAGCCATCAATGCCCAAAACGGATGATGGATGATACAGATGATGGATGATGGATTATATGTTGAAAATTAATGACTACTCATAATCGGTCATAGTTGATAAATCCATAGTAGGAACTTTAATGAATGAGTTAACGATCAAGAAGTTTAATTGATCATAACCCATTTATGATCATGTGACGGACATGCAAAATATGGCTGTTAGGCTGAAATTGATGGGTATGGATATAAGTGAATCTTTCTTAGTTCAATTTATTATCAACTCACTTTCGCTTGAATTTGATCAGTTtcagataaattaaaaaacctTTTAAGGAAAATTGGATTCTTCTGTTCACCTCTAATAGGTGTGACTCACCCTACTCTCTATTAGATTTCACTAATAGGTCATAACTAAACCACATAAAAATATCTCTCCCTCTCTCCATCGTACCATATAGAATTGTCTGTATGGtataataaatcaataaaaattagacaaatatataatataaccaGATGGGTAGTTCTAAAAATATTGTAACTAACTGGCaggttttttcaaaaaaaaaaaaaactaattttataCAAATTTTTTTACTCTATTCATTTGTTGTACCATACAAATATCTTATATGGTACAACTGTTGCACTATGTAATTGACTTTACCTTTAAGATTAAGTAAAACCCACCACTATTACTTTgatcttttcttcttcctcatTTACTAATCAAAGATTTTTGAAGTTCTTTATTTTtcactaaatagtaaaaaaattattatccggtatatatatatatgattaatAAACTTTAAATAAATCTTATCATGATTTTATGTAATATGGCATTTTTGGAGCAGTAAGGCGCtcatactcaagtataggcaagTGTTTTTCTTTACATTGAACCTAAGATCATATCCTTTAGGCTTTATCCCCTCATTAAGTTATTAATTCTCATTTACAATCAAAATGCTAATCTACTTATAATTTTTCACTTTTACCTTTGTAAATCTCTTTATTTCCCTTTTATAATATCTAGTAAACAAATgcctttcattttcattttcttcttctcttaaaataaagaaaataatttgtctaaactaattttacataCCTtcgaattataaatttataatgaaatacatataataattttaaaactccatatattaatatattaaatccgCATAAATTCGGTCTGCAGAAATTTCTCCAGAACAAATCCCTAACGTTGTTTGCTTGTCTAGACCATCGGTCCACAGTCCACATAATGCCCAAAGTCACATAAACATAGTCAGCGATGAACATTGGGAAAACTAGAATTTTAATGTAAGGAAGGGAAATTAATACTGTATTCTTCATGAATCCCATATGTAGTAGCTCTACACTTCTGCTACAACGGAATCAAAACTTCCTTTATAATCACCCACACCATCCAACGGTCTTGTTGATTTTGAAACCAGTTTCAGAAGGTTCTGGTGCTGGTGGAGGTCTCTGCTCCCTTGGTTTGGCGGGGTCAACAAAAATTACCCATCCATCCAAAAATTTGGCATTCATCCCCTCCCTGGCCTTCTCTGCTTCTTCTATTGTTGTATATGTGACAAAACCGAATCCCTTTGATCTTCTAGAGACCCTGTCCACTGCTACTTTTGCTGGAGAACCAAAAGGCAAGAACATAGGTTATGAGGAATATTAGAAAACATGCTATGGAAGAacattaacaataaaatatttgcATTTACCTTCAACAATCTGTCCAAAGGGAGAAAACGCCTCTTTAAGCTTCTCATCTGTTGTTAGTCTAGATAGGCCTGATCATTTGCACCATAAAAAAGAGCCAATGACATTTGAAAagagtgcatgagtttcatgtTTCATTTAATCTCACAGATAATATGGCTAAAATTTGGAAAATGCAGTTCTACAAAGCTTCAAATAACTATATCATACATAAGAAATGACATGATACTGAAATCTTCTATTTGGCAAGTTGTAAAGGGGAAAGGAAGACTTGGAGTAAATTCTTCATCCTTGTGCTCTCAGGCTTGTGCTCAAATGATTGAATTACTGGCCCAAATAGCATAGAAATTCCATGTGCGTAAAAACAAGTTGTACATGAATATGTCTAAACAACTACCAGTGCACTTGTCCGCTTAGCAGAGGATTGATAATTCTAAGCGTAGATGGGAATATATGATATTTCTTGCCATCTATACAATAAATGCAGCATCATAATGACAATAAATATATCTGGTAAAAGAAATTAGGAACTTAACAAgtgttttctgattctatttaaCATAAGCATTAATCTGTTCCATATAGAGCTGTCAACATTAATGATATGGACAATTATTGCCTTAGAGAGCAAGAATAGTTCACTGAAACACTGACTAAATTTCAAGGATGTTGAGAAACATTTCAAAACCTAATGAAGGCGTGCTATAATTATAGCAGGCAGCCAGCGTAGTCTTCCCTTAAATTTCCATTTCTTGATACTTCCATTTATCCTATCATGTACAAAAGAAACGATCATCTAACCAAGTAAAAGGCAGGGTAAATTACACCAGGAAGCCAGCAGCCAAAAGGACTCCTAGTTTAAAGCTGAGCACCGACCCTCTTTTTAATACATCTTCCATCATAATTAGCAGTAGATACCCGCAGAAATGCACAAACAAACATCTAGATCTTACAAATATTCATTCTTCACTCAGCTGATAGTTGCATCTAGGATTATAATTATCTGCCAAGACATTCTCCTGCCAAACTAATAACCCACATAAAGGAACAGCCACAAAGAAAAACATTAGGGCAACTTGTCAATGCTACAAGAAATCACTGGACATTccaaaaatttttgattttgtagTTTACCATCTCTTGAAGGAGAGTAAGATTCATATTCCTGTGTAACTATGAATTCATGGGTAGGCATCTATTTGGTTCAGTTACGGGTTCTTAATTCCTTCCCCCATTTTGAGTAGGGAGAACTTAGTCTAAGGAGAATGCATCATTACCCACCACACCACAGTCACACAAGCCCACAACATTCGACATACACCAAATAGCAAGAAAAATCAGTACTATTTCCAACATCTAggagaaaaaaacaaaagaataatTCCAAATAAATGAGGAGGGACGTACCACTAACAAAAAGCTTTGGAGAAGTGAGAGTGGAATAGAGACGAGAAGAAAAGATCTGTGATCGAAGAGTAGGAGAAGGAGAAGCTGAAGCTGAGAGAAGGCGTCGAATTGATGAAGCGAATGCCATCTTCCAATTTCCAAGGATCGATGGCTTTGAGAAATGAAATTAATCGGAGAGGCTTACTCGCTATACAGGGTTTAGTCCAAAACCCTTGGCTTGCTTTCTTACTGCAAAAACCCACCCTCCAATGCTCATTAGAATCTTCTCGAAtttctcccttttttttttgattaaattttaaaaaaatttactgtttaactcttataatataaaaatgtttacgaattaattttttaattttaaaaatatattaaaattttttaatgttaaaaattttatttttttattaattttattattaaataatttattatttaattttataattttaaaaaatttattaattaatcatttaaatttttaaaaaatttattaattaattttcttatttatatcaaaaaatattttaaatatttttacaatatttagtggataaattcaataaaaaaattaattaacatatctttcaaatagaaatattttaatatactttttaaaattaataaattaattaataaattttttcttatcacaaaaattaaatagtaatcttttttaaattttagaataaaataacttaccatagtaaataattagatttagaagaaattttttttaactaataattttaatttctatattatgatgaattttttatttttatttttattttattaatagataGATGTCAATTAAAGATCAACTATTAAATAAGCCTATAAAATTTGAAGTCTTATAAATTAGAGTGCATTCAATTGATTCAGtttaaaacttaataaaaattaaaacattaaactatttatttttttaattaaattaaaaaatataacatataaaaattaaattaaaagagcaatttaaataacaaattacaactagtataataaatttaactccgtagaatatcaaaataattatagaaCGATGAAAATAGCTATCTTTATTCTCGACTAGCATAGTAAATCTATTCTGCATATCAAATAACAGATTAAGAGTAAATAtattctcaactaacataataaattaattttgcaaATCAAGTAATAGATTAAAAGTAAACTGCTCTCAAATAACTAAAAGTAAATAACTAAATCATGCCTAAATATGCATTATGCAGCAAGTCAACTAACagattaaatatattttcaacaTATTTAACTACAAAATCAACTAATCCAAATCCAAGTAACAAATTATATATCTTTACTTACATTAATAGACCATAAGAGATTAAGAAATGACAAAATCAACTTACAATATAGGCTGAAATTTTGAGAAGGTTGGCTGAGAATGGTTGCTAAAATAGATGTGACTTCTTCTGTCCTTCGATTGCAACTGGTTGTTTCGAGGCGAGCTGCAAAAATCGACAAATGAAAAGGGAGAGAAGCCGAGAGATGGAGCTTTAGCTAGTGTGCATCAAGACTCAAGAGACTAGAGAGGAGTTGCGGGCATGGGCGAGGGTTGACTGTCTAGTGAAATGGAGGAGTTATGGGAATGGGTGTTAAGTTACCCTCTGATTTTGAGCTTCCGCAAGTCCAGAGGAAGCTATTTTTAAAGATAGCCTTGATAGACCAATCATTGAGAATAAATAGCATTTGAGGTGTTGGGTTGGCCAAAATTGCAAAGGAAACAATTCTGCTGAAATCGGGTATCGATAGTAACAGTAGAGGCAGATGGCGCTGGCTAGCGCATAGGCAAGAGGCAGGTGCCTGCAAATAAGGCCAATTGGACCTTATTTGGTAGCTGGATTGCCAAGCGCGTAAAGGGCGTCGAAGCTGCGAGACGCACACAGTGAGAAGCACGAGGGGCTACAAAGTTGGGCCAGCGAAACACGGGGCGCTACGAAGCTGGGCCAGTGAAACACGGGGCGCTACAAAGCTGGGCCAGTGAAACACGAGGCGCGCGCTTAAAACACAGGGTGAGGCACGCGCCTAGTATTAGTGATGGACGGTACACGTTGGTTGGCTGACGGGCTAAACTGGTAGGTACCTACTATGTGGTAGACCTACAAAATTGGCCACTTGCCCTTAACACTTGTATGACTAGGGATTTTTCTTGAAAAGCTCAAAATTTGTAAAAATTGACAAACACATTCAAAGGAGGTGGGCAATCCTATAAATACCCACCTTCTCTTTCATTTGTGTACTCAGCAAAAACCCACTTCAAAGAGAGTTGTGTAACCGAGAATCCTCTTTATAATCGAGTCCTTGtaaactttataaaattatactttggcccttatactttttcttttatgaataaaaggcttttttttttcaactctaGTCCCAAATATCCTTCTTTAATTGTCCCACCTAACGGCTATCTTGCTACTTTGAGTAGcctattaatttatttagactattttattgatgtaAGGCTGACTTTGTTCATTCTTAGCTTTTGGTAGGACTAAGTGTTGCACGTTGACCTTGAAGTTGGGCAAATTAGTAAGCTAACTTGCAAGAGATATGACAGTTGATATCAAAGCTTGTTGGTTGCTCTTTGTAGAAGCTATGGCCGAGCCAATTGGTGTAGTTGCTCAAATGGGCAATCTTGGTGGAGAGGAGCAAGTTCCCACAATGTAACAAGCTACTACTCGCAATAAAGTTGCATAAGGTAAGTCCCACGAACCCACTCATGGGAGAGATGAGTTAGGAGAGGTGGACTTTAGGCTAGCTAAGATTGAGTTGAAGCTTGTCGATGATGAAGAGAGATTTGAGACGCTTGAATTGCATATGGAGGAGCCCAAAAATGGGATGGATGAGTTTTGTGGTGAATTGCAAGGTGCCCTCAATGCCGCCATTAATAAATTGGTTAGTGAAGGGGAAACAATGCGTTATGGTCTTGTGGAGAGATTAGCTGCAGTAAAGGAGGAGAGTCGGTTTCTTCGTGAGGAGTTGGATTAGGTTTTGGCTAGAGTGAAAGAAGTGATGGATGAAGTGGTAGTGTTGAAGAGGGCTATAGCTCAAGGAGTAGCATCAAGCCCCTCCACTTCGGTAAGTACTTTTCCTTCAGCTCATAAGGTTGATATTCCTAAACCTCCATCATTTGAGGGctctatgtaacgacccgaaaatcggaccgctaccggcgctaggatccagatcggcttaaggcagccgggacccgtagcaagcctgacatagaacctgtaaacctgtataatcccatacatgatcaaccatcatacataaaaatttaaacttttcctttaacatccaactcaacctgaacatacatgtacatagtcatgatcataatcatgatccctctgtgggatctcatcaatgccccaacgggcgatacaacatgagatgagttggcttacatgaacataataaaacatttctatagatcatgtatcaaaagggataacaatactcataaggtcaagcacatctataacctcaatatacctcattacataacatactgtaatctcttacattacatcataatacaattgtcatgtccacaatctaactattacataaacatgcttcaaaactctggctaaccttctggtctaccctgtacctgcacagctggggttaggggagaggggtgagctaacaagcccagtgagcagaatagtgaaaacaatatattaaaatttcatgctttcatggaatgcaacacatcacaacaaatcacatctcggatggtattgtcaccaatagtcctctacatagtccaactgtgccgggacgtagaatgggtacaaccggtctttcccttaacataacatatcatacagtccaactgtgccagggacgtagaatgggtacaacctggacttccataccgtatcatgccgtagcatcatc
Proteins encoded in this region:
- the LOC110622203 gene encoding organelle RRM domain-containing protein 2, mitochondrial, with the translated sequence MAFASSIRRLLSASASPSPTLRSQIFSSRLYSTLTSPKLFVSGLSRLTTDEKLKEAFSPFGQIVEAKVAVDRVSRRSKGFGFVTYTTIEEAEKAREGMNAKFLDGWVIFVDPAKPREQRPPPAPEPSETGFKINKTVGWCG